Sequence from the Mytilus galloprovincialis chromosome 13, xbMytGall1.hap1.1, whole genome shotgun sequence genome:
GGGATGTAGCGGATAGATTTTCAATTTCTGTTTCTTCTTATTCTAGTTATTTCACAACCTGGCTCAACCTTATTCATGCTGAACTTGAAGTATTAACGTTTTTCCACCTAGAGACATCATTACCAGAACAATGCCAAATTCTTTTAAAGATCGATACCCATCTACCAGAGTGATCATTGATTGTACTGAACTTTTTATTCAGAAAGCTTCCAGTCTTTTAAATCAGAGTTTGACATATTCCAGCTACAAACACCATAACACTCTTAAATTTCTAGTTGGCATCACACCATCAGGTGTTATCTCATTTGTATCTGAAGGTTGGGGTGGAAGAGTATCAGACCGTGAAATAACAATTGAATGTGGTATACTTGATTTACTAGAGCCTGGCGATAGCGTTATGGCTGACAAAGGATTTACTATAAATGATTTACTTGTAAAACGTCAGTGTGCTTTAAATATTCCACCATTCAGAGGTATTAAGGACCAATTTACGACAGATGAAGTATTTCAGACACAAGAAATTGCACAACTTCGTATTCATGTGGAAAGAAGTATTGGACGagttaaaaacttccatattTTAGAAGGGGTACTACCATTGTCAATTGCTCCACTTAGtactaaaatatttcaaacatgttGCTGGTTGACAAATCTAGATGTTCCTTTAGTTCAGGATGATATAAATGATCTGTAATTCAAATCTGCTGtataaatttaagtttttttaccctgtttatttattcataaaatgtgGCCAAGTGAAATTCATTCCATTATACTGCAAAATCTTTAAACAATAAAGTACAATAATATAACttaaataattaactttttttattctgaTTTAGATCAACATGACTTACATGTATTTAACTGAATGTGGACtttgaaaagtatatatatatatatacatgtacatgtaggtattaTTTTTAACCTGAGCATTGTGTATTGAAAATCTTTAAATTAAGTTTGTGAAGAATtgcaagaaataaaatattaaaaaagtatcTTACTTCATAtctaattaaattttgaaatgataaaatttcgaactaaattttaaaatgctAAAAGGTTAGAAGAACAAGTAAATAATTTTGAGTGCCCATTTGACACTTTACCTTGTGCTTGCAGTTGATGTTAAATAAGTTAATAAAAGTATTTAATGAGAGTTTAAACATCACATTTCAGCTCATTCACAAATTTTGGAATAAATACATGTCATATAAAAATCAAGTAGTTTTGGCAACATACTATTACAAAAAACTTCATCAAAACAAATTCTCTcgataaaaatgttatttttgctaGCATTTGTCCATACAACAAAATCACACCATGGTAGACCCATAATTGCCATCTCTCCTTGCACTTGAGCATAGTACTTCTGATTTCTCTTCAATTGTGGTCCCGTTGGTCCCCATTCTAAACAGAAATTAGCCGAATTTAGGTTTAAAATGTCCTCTATCTCCATAGTATTGACTGGAACTCCACCACATGAAAAAGGACACTTTATTTCTAGTACCCCAGTTTCTGAACCGTCTAAAACCTTTCCATCACCAGATGCTCCAAGAAAAGACATATGTGGGTAAAGCGTGAGCCCTGTGGGTAACACTGTTATATCTCCCTTTAAGGCTTTCTGGAAAGTAACATATTCCTGCCTTGCCCGGTCCTCCATGTCGACACCCCACTGCATGGCCTTTGGTAATTGAGGATACCTGTGGGAAtaagatacatatatataaataaaattaatagaaactatcagttttacaaatatttgtagCTAGATTAACCAACCacaaacaaaattataacttacattgtatttcatttagCTACAGTTTAGTGAGGTCATACTGGGTTATTTATAATTGACTTAAAAGactcattaaattaaaaaaaaagaactaatacatgtacatgtatttagccTGAAATGACTTACTTGTGTGATGTTTGTCAACTCATTTTGAGAGTCAATACATGTAGTTAACTATGAATTACAgtaaataatttatttcattgatttatttacaaatgtaaaagaGATAATGTAGTGTATGAATGTTTAGCTTGAATGCTCATTTATACAAACTATTAAGCAATAGTGAATAAGAGAAGTGAAGAACAGATAAGCATCTTGTTATTATTTAATATGAATCAATTGAAAGCAGAAGTGTACCTATCCAAGCTAGATCCTTCTAAAATCTGTTTCACCAGATGCTCTTGTGAGGAATGACATCTGAGAATATCCCCAAACATACTGCTTGTGATACGTCCTAtgtgaaggtctttccacatttGGTTTTTTCTTTGGTCGCAAGTCTCCTTTTCAATAAATGTCACTAATTCCAGGCTTATCTCAACTGGTGGAactgaaaatataattttgaaatacagTAACATAATTATATTCTCACAAAATTATGATTGTGGAAAACTAGCTTTTACAGCTGATTATGCCTATGAAcgttgctcattattgaaggatgAACAGTGACCGACACTTGTTAATTTGCATCTCATttaatttttggtctcttgtggagagttgtccacagtgcaatcatatcacatcattttttttttatatatacatatacactgACAATGTATAAATGGTGCTTATCATGATCAAAGAGGGATAATCCATTGACAAAAAAATTaccttatgatttttttcaattctaaTAATGAGACTTGTTTATGACTtgatattgttgttttttataacaCTCACTATTGTCTGAAGTAAACACCATTTTTCTCATAGCGAGCAGAAGTGGAGACTCTGTTGTAGTGACCTCCTCAACAACCATTGCTTCTGGGGCCTTATCAGGGATGTTCCAAAGGCTACACATACctataaaataatttgtcataCTTAAAAGTGCAATATTTCAATCTATTTGCTTGTTTTATACAAATATTGTGCTGTTCTTGTGGTTATGGCATTGTACGTATATAACACATGACGGACACAACTAAttggttattttatttgtttcaataagAAATTGTGTTTTCATAGACAAAACTATTATCGCTGTATAACATTGTAACATTTTAATAGGagtgaaaattacaaatttattgaTGAGAAAAAAAGGacagaataaaattgataattaacaaTAATAATTATGATTAGATACAACcaactttaaaagtttaaaattagtATGTAAATGTAGtgtgtaaaatttttaaattattatgtacatgtagtgtgtcaaaattttaaattattatgattGTTGAATGAGTATCTTTTATGATCTAGTCATTTATactttgttattatataaacatatatttatgtttaatacAGTTTTAAAACCTCAAACTTTGTTGCTTgctttatttaagaaaaaattgaaaaggtgttttctgtatttcatttgtaaaatattagaaattagtGCATATGGTTTAATTGGTGGTCTGCAGTTGTAAGTAAGCAGCTCCTTTTccacattttataaatttattatattgCATCATCCTTACCACTGTTGGGAAATACTGATTTTAGCTCTGATAGATGATCTAGGGCTCTGTTTATATCAGGAGCTCTGTCAGTTGAGTGTCTTGGATCAAAAGTGGCAATGCTGGTGGTCTTTTCCTGTTTATCCTTGTTTAGCTTGGGTCTTGATAAATCAAGACATTTCAGTGGTTGAGCCTTCTGGTTGACTGATCTAGGGACCTTCCACTGGCACGGCAATGATGTGCAGCTCTTATCCTGCTGTTGCTGCTTACTAGAGGGGCTGTTAGACAATGCGAACAGCAATCCACCAATATGGCTACATGACTGGGCTaacctaaaaaaaatgttttttttattaatttgaattcctcttaatatctatatattcatatataatttatcatataGGCTGGCTTAGCAGTGAGAATAATTTCAAGAGTCAATTTCAGTTTAAAGTCCATGTCTGTAGGAGCACATGTATGATAATAGGTTgagcatttgcaggtgcaattAGGTGTCTAACTGCATGTATAAATGTAATACTGTAAGCAGATCTTCTAGAAGTATGACACATTAAGACAAGAAAAATATGATAACATAAAAATAACATACCCAATAGGACACTGACAATAGGCAAAATCAATTGTCATGGTTTTCTGGTCAGGTGAAACAGTCACACACACATAAACTTGATAGCGCTGCTTCTTCATAGACGCCAGACAGAAACATTTTAGGTAAAATGTTACTTCATCAATCTGTAAGAAAAGTAAGAAATTTATAATCAAagcatttgtttttcttattttatttcattaaagttCATATCAACACATCTCAAATATTGTGTATTTTTCATACTTAATTTTTTGTTTCAAGTTCCTTGTCAGATCTGTTTTATGAAAGGTTGCACTGTCCTTATTCCATATATTTTAATGtgcttgtccaaagtcaggagtatgtacatgtacttcagtggttgatgttggttcatatcagacataattgtttttttttaatatctttaaaatattaaacttagttttataacgtttcatatttatttgtgtcTTGGCATGTTATAGCTGACTGAACAGTATGGGTTTTTCCCAATTTTGAAAGCCTTATTGTTATCAATATATTTCTTATTAATTCCACTTCAAATGATCTTTATTGGATAGTCTCatatatcataccacatctccttatttttataagataCACATACACTTATGATTGAAAGCAAAGGTACTTCATATTCTATCAAATCAAAGACCCATCAAATATtcaattatgatttttaaatCTTACCcttgaaaaacatatttcatgGATATCCCCAGCATCAAAATGCTTCACAGATCTGTAAAGTCCTTTGAAGTTTTTGACATTACCACCATCATCTCTTGATCTCAGAATCATGAAATTGTAGATGGTTGCAAAGGATGGCTTTGGAGTGCTGTCGAAAAAGGTAGGTGGAAGAGGAGAATAGTGTACTGACAGGAACGGGGGTAGATTCTCTTTCCCGCTAGCCCCTGGACCTATGTTTGTAGCTTCAGACACGGCTCGAACCGGAGTTAAACTTGTTTCTGCAACATTGTGGACCAGCAAACTACCTACTAAGTCATCTTTTTTTACTTTGGTGGTGTTTATATTAAGATCTGTAGCCAGTTTGCGGAGATTGTCGATGGAT
This genomic interval carries:
- the LOC143056688 gene encoding uncharacterized protein LOC143056688, whose product is MATRENLKKLSIDNLRKLATDLNINTTKVKKDDLVGSLLVHNVAETSLTPVRAVSEATNIGPGASGKENLPPFLSVHYSPLPPTFFDSTPKPSFATIYNFMILRSRDDGGNVKNFKGLYRSVKHFDAGDIHEICFSRIDEVTFYLKCFCLASMKKQRYQVYVCVTVSPDQKTMTIDFAYCQCPIGLAQSCSHIGGLLFALSNSPSSKQQQQDKSCTSLPCQWKVPRSVNQKAQPLKCLDLSRPKLNKDKQEKTTSIATFDPRHSTDRAPDINRALDHLSELKSVFPNSGMCSLWNIPDKAPEAMVVEEVTTTESPLLLAMRKMVFTSDNIPPVEISLELVTFIEKETCDQRKNQMWKDLHIGRITSSMFGDILRCHSSQEHLVKQILEGSSLDRYPQLPKAMQWGVDMEDRARQEYVTFQKALKGDITVLPTGLTLYPHMSFLGASGDGKVLDGSETGVLEIKCPFSCGGVPVNTMEIEDILNLNSANFCLEWGPTGPQLKRNQKYYAQVQGEMAIMGLPWCDFVVWTNASKNNIFIERICFDEVFCNSMLPKLLDFYMTCIYSKICE